The following are encoded together in the Perca flavescens isolate YP-PL-M2 chromosome 22, PFLA_1.0, whole genome shotgun sequence genome:
- the anxa13 gene encoding annexin A13 isoform X2 → MGNCQPTIVHYEDFDVVADIKAIRKACKGFGTDEQAIIDILANRSAAQRQEIKSAYFEKYDDLVDVLKKELSGSFENAILAMLDPPVVFAVKELRKAMKGAGTDEDVLVEILCTATNADIAMFKECYFQVHERDLEADIEGDTSGDVRNLLTALLQGNRDESYEVDEELAEQDATCLFEAGEGRFGTDESTFSYVLASRNYLQLQATFKIYEQLSGTEILDAIENETSGTLKKCYIALVRVAKNPQLYFARRLHDAMKGAGTDEDTLIRIIVCRSEYDLETIKDMYLEKYDVSLKEALKDECSGDFKRLLLAICH, encoded by the exons ATGGGCAACTGTCAA CCCACTATCGTGCACTATGAGGATTTTGATGTCGTGGCTGACATTAAGGCCATCCGTAAAGCCTGCAAAGGGTTTG GAACTGATGAGCAGGCCATCATTGACATCCTGGCAAACCGCAGCGCAGCTCAGCGTCAGGAAATTAAATCCGCCTATTTTGAAAAGTATGATGAT TTGGTggatgttttgaaaaaagaattGTCTGGGAGCTTTGAGAACGCCATCCTTGCCATGCTGGACCCGCCCGTCGTCTTTGCTGTGAAGGAGCTGAGGAAGGCCATGAAGGGAGCAGGCACTGATGAAGACGTCCTGGTGGAGATCCTCTGCACCGCCACCAACGCT GACATTGCCATGTTCAAGGAATGCTACTTTCAAG TGCATGAGCGTGACCTTGAAGCAGATATTGAGGGAGACACAAGCGGGGATGTAAGGAATCTGCTGACAGCTCTATTGCAG GGCAACCGAGATGAGAGTTACGAGGTGGATGAGGAATTGGCTGAACAAGATGCTACCTGCCTGTTTGAG GCTGGAGAGGGTCGTTTTGGGACAGATGAGTCCACTTTCAGCTACGTCCTGGCCTCCAGAAATTACCTGCAGCTCCAGGCCACCTTCAAGATATATGAGCAG CTTTCTGGAACTGAAATTCTGGATGCCATTGAGAATGAGACTTCtgggacactgaagaaatgCTACATCGCTCTTG TGAGAGTTGCTAAGAACCCGCAGCTGTACTTTGCCAGACGTTTGCACGACGCAATGAAAGGAGCGGGCACTGACGAGGACACCCTTATTCGCATCATTGTGTGTCGCTCTGAG TACGATTTGGAGACCATCAAAGACATGTACCTGGAGAAGTACGATGTGTCTCTGAAGGAAGCCCTGAAGGACGAGTGCAGCGGGGACTTTAAGCGCCTCCTCCTGGCCATCTGCCACTGA
- the anxa13 gene encoding annexin A13 isoform X1 translates to MGNCQPTIVHYEDFDVVADIKAIRKACKGFGTDEQAIIDILANRSAAQRQEIKSAYFEKYDDELVDVLKKELSGSFENAILAMLDPPVVFAVKELRKAMKGAGTDEDVLVEILCTATNADIAMFKECYFQVHERDLEADIEGDTSGDVRNLLTALLQGNRDESYEVDEELAEQDATCLFEAGEGRFGTDESTFSYVLASRNYLQLQATFKIYEQLSGTEILDAIENETSGTLKKCYIALVRVAKNPQLYFARRLHDAMKGAGTDEDTLIRIIVCRSEYDLETIKDMYLEKYDVSLKEALKDECSGDFKRLLLAICH, encoded by the exons ATGGGCAACTGTCAA CCCACTATCGTGCACTATGAGGATTTTGATGTCGTGGCTGACATTAAGGCCATCCGTAAAGCCTGCAAAGGGTTTG GAACTGATGAGCAGGCCATCATTGACATCCTGGCAAACCGCAGCGCAGCTCAGCGTCAGGAAATTAAATCCGCCTATTTTGAAAAGTATGATGAT GAGTTGGTggatgttttgaaaaaagaattGTCTGGGAGCTTTGAGAACGCCATCCTTGCCATGCTGGACCCGCCCGTCGTCTTTGCTGTGAAGGAGCTGAGGAAGGCCATGAAGGGAGCAGGCACTGATGAAGACGTCCTGGTGGAGATCCTCTGCACCGCCACCAACGCT GACATTGCCATGTTCAAGGAATGCTACTTTCAAG TGCATGAGCGTGACCTTGAAGCAGATATTGAGGGAGACACAAGCGGGGATGTAAGGAATCTGCTGACAGCTCTATTGCAG GGCAACCGAGATGAGAGTTACGAGGTGGATGAGGAATTGGCTGAACAAGATGCTACCTGCCTGTTTGAG GCTGGAGAGGGTCGTTTTGGGACAGATGAGTCCACTTTCAGCTACGTCCTGGCCTCCAGAAATTACCTGCAGCTCCAGGCCACCTTCAAGATATATGAGCAG CTTTCTGGAACTGAAATTCTGGATGCCATTGAGAATGAGACTTCtgggacactgaagaaatgCTACATCGCTCTTG TGAGAGTTGCTAAGAACCCGCAGCTGTACTTTGCCAGACGTTTGCACGACGCAATGAAAGGAGCGGGCACTGACGAGGACACCCTTATTCGCATCATTGTGTGTCGCTCTGAG TACGATTTGGAGACCATCAAAGACATGTACCTGGAGAAGTACGATGTGTCTCTGAAGGAAGCCCTGAAGGACGAGTGCAGCGGGGACTTTAAGCGCCTCCTCCTGGCCATCTGCCACTGA